The following nucleotide sequence is from Manis pentadactyla isolate mManPen7 chromosome 13, mManPen7.hap1, whole genome shotgun sequence.
ACTCCAAGCTATTGTCTGTCAGGCACACTTCTGGTTCATCACATGTCCTATAACAATTTTATCATTTCTGGTGGCATTGCTTGTGGATATTATCTCCACCAAAATTGCCAAAATCTTGAGAACAACTACTCTTTTTTACATAACACCATACATCGTGTTCTAAAATTTGACAATTTTTGATGAACAACTTCCATAGTGTTTATGGATGATCCTTTTCTGGATTTTTCCCCCTTTCTgtagcaatttttaaaagtacctttaaaaaaaaagattaaagtcTTACATGTAGTAATAATTTAAAGCATTTCAATGTAAATTTGatttgaaaaataaggaaacaacataaatgaagggatatatatatcgatggaatattattcagctatgagGAAGCAAGAAATCCTGTCCCTTGGGACTGCATGGAATGATGGAATGGCCTGGACGCATTGGGttaagtgaaataactcagaaagagaaagagaaataatgtatgatatcacttatatttggtatctaaaaaagctgaactcatagaaacagagtaaaaTAGTGATGGGGAAATGGGAGATGTGTGTCGAAGGGCACACatattcagttataagatgaattcTGGAGATCTAGTACAGCACAATGATTATAGTTAATAGTACTGTGTTAACAAACTTGgaagttttaaaagaaagttcttaaatgttctcatcacaaaaaggaAATGGTAATTATGAAATGGCCAAGTACAGTAATCTGTGGTAGTAAGCATTTTGCAATATGTAGTTGTTTTAAATCAACATTTTGTACACCTTTAGCTTCCATAAGTTTATATGTCAATTTTACTGTCATAATTATGATCTCAAAAATGGTATCCCATTCAATGAATATtgaataaaaacattaaatatatttttatttcctaacacataaaatgtaatatttatatGGAATGAAAATAATATCTGCATATGACTATATATATGGACATAGTACTCTATGCtgttatttcacatttttcttataaCTTTAGAGGAAAGTAAAGTCATTAACTTACTTGTTAGCTTTGCTAGGAACATCTTTGGAGTTTATGACGATATCTGGCAGATGTTTTCATATAGCCAGAAGTTAAAATATTCCAAGTATTATTTAGAGTATTTTATAAGTACCTGATGATATCTAACATAATCAATGTATTATCAATATAGAGATCAATGAAAATAGAAGCTTTCAAATCTTACAAGGGGgttgttttactgattttctaTTTATCTCTTTAAAGAAATCACCTTAGAAAATTCCTTTAGTGTATATCttaaatttttctgaaattttgaaGTTTGAAATAGCTTGGCCTGAAATTCCCTGGAACTCTAACAAAATCTTTAACACTTTGGTTTCCAATCCATAATCTAACAGAGTAATGGATCACACCTATGTGATACCATCAAACACTCATGAGCTAATGGGGTAAAAGGAAATCCTAATTGTTTCTTTTCCCAAGAGTTGGTACTTGTGGAATAAGATTCTAGTGGgacatcattatcattatttgtcTTAGTGTCAATACACAGTGTATGCAATTATTATATCATATAACCAACTTTGCAGAGGGCTATTGCTTTCATTCGAGTTCAGAAAGTAACTCAAATTTTTGCCGCAGAACTTGCAGGCTACAGCCCCTCAGCACCACAGAGTCCTACCCAGGTAAGTCCTGGGAACTGTCTGCCCACCTCATCAGAAACATTATTCCCTCCAGAGACATGGAGGAGAAAAATGCACACGGCTGAACTTAGGGGGAGAAACGGGGGGTATGTCTGAATCTCAGGCCTTGACTTCTAAAATTGTAGAGCCCTCTACACTAAATCCCTCCCAGTGAACTTAGAGATGCACATATTTTTTTACCACTTATTGCTCACACTCTAATACTCACATTCCTTAATGAGCAAATGGTCCCTTATCATCCCCATGTCCTCTGCtgaataaaataacagcaaacaaTTCTTTGTTTATTCACTTCAACTCAGGCAGTGTGAGGCTGTTGCTTACTTATACTGCAGCTATGTTAGCTTGtcactaatctgcttttaataattttattaaaaacatgtatttacTGATACCTGCTGTATGTAAGCCACTGTACGACATAGTATACTCAATTTACAGTCTGGTACcgaagaaaaaacaataaatactCATAATAATTAATACAGAATTAAGTATGTGCTAAATGTTAACAAAAGAAACATATTCATGGGTATGTAGAAGTGGCCTTAACTGGGGGTGTCACTATTTAAGCACTTAACTAAAGGGCCCTGACAACCCAATGTGATGCATAGGAGAGAGGGGTTTGAACGGGAGAAAGCTGAAGGGATATATGAATCAACAATGAGTCTACTGAATGCTCTTTGTGAAAAAGCTAAACCATGTGATACTTctgggatataaaaataaaactttttgttATCTAATGGTATAAATCATTGAATGACAAAGAGGTTTGAACTTTATTTGGAAGCCATGCAAAGTGATGATTTCAGGACGTTATTATTCAGTACAGATTCTAAATCTCCGTATTATTGTAGCATTAACGTAGAAAGGAGGAACGAGAGGACGGGCTAgggaaatgaatatttaaaacgCTGGCCTtcactaagaaataaaaatgtcagtaaCAAATGATATAACAGAGTGAAACTCAACAGACTAAAATAATATAGCATTGGCATTATTAAGTTCTTACCAAGAGCCAGGAAATGTGCTAAGCACCTAGTAGCATCATTTAACTTAATTTTCACTGAGAGAGATATTAGCCCTtttgtattccattttgtattccAGAGGGTTGGAGAATGGATGTCCTtatcccaaggtcacacagcaagcatGGGTTTGAATTGAGATTTGACTCAACTCCTATCTAACTTCATATCAGGACTGGttagaattataaaaattatgaaatattggaACCGGAAGAGATGTTAAAGATGAGTTAATCCAACCCACCCATCCGGTACTTGTGTCTTTAAACAATATTTTCTGAGAAAGTGGTTATTCAGCCTGTGCTCAAACATTTCTGACTGTAAGATCGGGGTATGTCTGATGGCTGTAAAGTTCATCTTTGCTGTGAAACCAAATATTTCTCCCCAGAATTTCGAGCCATTAGTTTTACTCTCCTGTCTTGGAGACCTATACAATGAGTCCAATGCATCTTATACAGAGCAACATGTTGAACATTGAGACACCTGTCATGTGCCACATCAATTTTTGCTTTGCTAGGAAAATATTCTCAGGTGTTTGGCCATCCTGTAATGACAAGTTTGTAGATATTTTGTCTGAAATTGTACAGATTTTCATTATGGCAGTTGATGCTTGAAGGACACAGGTTTGAACTGAACAGTGGATTtctttcaataaacatattggaaaaatttttggagatttgtggcaatttgaaaaacatgttattttctctagtttacttttttgtaagaatgcagcatataataaatataacatacaaaatgtgaGTTAATCAACTCTTTATATATCAGTAAGGTTTCTGCAGTCAGGTTTCTGTGGAGTCAAAATGTATACATGAAGTTTCTGAGTGCACCGGGCTCTGTGACCTTAATTCCCACACCGTTAAAGGGTCATCCCTATTCTACCCCAAATTCAAAACACTTATCTAACTGATGCTTGAGTGTAAAGTACgaatatgtatttccattttctggaATATACTCATATATCTTGCAACTCTAAAGGAAATTGggcctttaaaaagaaacaatcataCTGTCAACTAGTATTAAAATTAAACTGAAATTTCTGCTTGCATTTTGTATGTGTTCTATTAAACCTGATATCCACCATCTTTGATTCTACAAAGAGCACATGCAAATCATGATTATTAAACAAAAAGACCAGCATAAATATTATTGGTCACAGCAGTTGAACACGTGATCTAAATTTAGTCCCTTGTATTACAGGCCTTGGGATTATCCAAATTAGAGTGAGGGGGCTGGTTCCTTGTTCTGGGAAAAGCTGCTGAGAAATAGCATGGTGTCTGCCCAGCAGTTATGTTCCTGCCTTGGAGGTAGGAGGCCTGGAGAAGGAGGCTGACATATGCAGAAGAGCAGATGCTTGGGGGAAAGATACTGGTAGTTGTCCAGCCTGACAGGTATTTTTATTTGGGATATTAGTATGGAGAGCAGCTCAGATCAGTATAACTACTTTCCACAGATGTACACATGCTTTGTTTATAAATTAAAGAAAGCATATCTTACTATCACTTCtgagtgaaaagaaaatattatgccATTTGATGTGAACAATATTATGAacatagaaggaaagaaaagagtccTCAGAAATAACAGTAATGGTCCTTCACACTGACTTTAAAAATCTAGAAATTGGAGTTTTCTTTTAAATGGTAACAAAATATCTTCATTATAAGGTTCTTGAAGTTTGTAATTCCTTCTCTCGTTCACCAGAATCATTGATTGTCCCAGAGTATCAGGAGAGACGCGAGAGATCCCTGCGTTATGAATCTCCTCTGAAGAGCAATAACATCAGGGTCTTCACAGAATTATTCCCCCTCACAACAGTCCCGCATACATATGCGCAACCTcagacccccacccccccacacacatacactcctTGACTCTTCTTTAAAATTAGAACCTGCTGGAGGATAATGGATCCTGGAAATCACTCCGCGGTGACCGAGTTCATCCTCGCTGGGCTAACAGAAAGGCCAGAACTCCAGCTGCCCCTCTTCCTCCTGTTCCTAGGAATCTACGTGGTCACGGTGGTGGGCAACCTGGGCATGATCACGCTGATTGGGCTCAGTTCTCACctgcacacccccatgtactacCTCCTCAGCAGCTTGTCCTTCATTGACCTCTGCCATTCCACTGTCGTTACCCCCAAAATGCTGGTGAACTTTGTGGCAGAGAAGAACACCATCTCCTACCCTGAATGCATGGCTCAGCTCTATTTCTTCAGTATTTTTGCTATCTCAGAGTGTCACATGCTGGCCGCAATGGCatatgaccgctatgttgccatctgTCGCCCCTTGCTTTACAATGCCATCATGTCTTACCACATCTGCTTCTGGCTCACAGTGGGAGTTTATATTTTGGGCATCATTGGGTCTACTTTCCATACAGGCTTTATGATTAGACTCTTTTTCTGCAAAACCAGTGTGATTAACCATTatttctgtgatctctttccactCTTGGAGCTCTCCTGTTCCAGCATCTACATCAATGAATTACTGGTTCTAGTCCTGAGTGCATTTAACATCCTGACTCCTGCATTAACTATCCTTGCCTCATACATCTTCATCCTCTCCAGCATCCTCCACATCCACTCCACGgaaggcaggtccaaagccctcagcacctgcagctcccatatcttggctgttgctaTTTTCTATGGATCTGCAGCCTTCATGTACCTGCAGCCATCATCAGCCAGCTCCACGGACCAAGGGAAagtgtcctctgtgttttataCCATCATTGTGCCCATGCTGAACCCCCTGATCTACAGTCTGCGGAATAAAGATGTCAAATCTGCCCTGAAGAAAGTACTGGACAGTAGAAAATGTTCATGAATAGAATCAATGTCATTATGTCATATGGGaaacaaacatttgttttatatattaggCTTATTGTTCTAAGTTTTGGAAATTTTGTGACACTGACCCATGTAACACATCTTCAAAGTGCCCCAACATGCCACCACTTTTGAACCTGTATAACAGTGACTATGTGGACAAATACTAGGAATAACATCTTGAGGATAAAAGGAACcctagttatttttaataattattatacaAACAAGAAGTTATGGGTTCCAGCGTATACATTTACATatccttctttgtttttaattttttagtgaaAGTGATTAAGTTTCTTTGCTCGACTTCCAGTTTATGCAGCCTGCTTTATCTATATGTCTATTTGTAGTCTTCTGGTTCTCCAATTTATACCTAATCCAAATCTTTAGTTGGAGGAAATGTAGGAGAATAAGTCTTGGCTCCCATGGGCTGTCCCGTGGGAGTTCTAAAAATGCTTAACACATTACACTAAGCAGACCAAGTAGAGAGGTTAGGATCTCCATCAATCACGGATTCCGCATTCCTGAGCCAACAAAAATCCTAGTGTGAATCTATTTCTTCTGCTTGAAGTTGAGTTAAATGATTTCTCTAAGATAAACCAAACTATTGACTTACTTCTTTTTACCAGTGTACTTCACAGTAGCCAATGTAAAATGTGCCAGAATCTGACTTTAAAAATACACCATTAAAGTCTGTAAGAACTTAAATGTCATATCCTCAGAGAACTCATCTTTGCAACTCAAACGACATGACTTTCTACACCATTCTACTCTTCCAGCTTGCCAACAttgtctccttttcttcttaGCATTTACTGTGTATGGTAATTGTGTAAGTTGAATGTTTATTCTTTTTATCTCCCTTTGCTGAATTGACTTAAGTAATTCAGTAAGCACTCAAATAATATTGATTGACGATTGTAACAGACACCTCTCTGGGATTCCCCTTCACATCCTCTGCCTCTCATTTCAGGTTCATATACACGGTTTTTGTTCAAGGCCAAACTCAGCTTGAATTGACAGAATTCCATCCTAAGTCTCAACCAcgattttcatttcatatttttatattaactttattttagataagttttaaatttgttgaaaatgACAAATACAGAATTCCTATTTACTTATACCtagtttcccctattatcaacAGCTTACGTTAGTATGTTACATTCTTTTCAATTagcaaaatattatatatacattattattaactgagtCCATATTTGTTCTTTATGTCCCTTTCTGCTCCATGATCCATCCAGAATCATCATGTCTCCTTAGGTTCCTCTTAGCTGTGATGGTTTCTCAGATTCTCCTTCGTTTTGAGGATGCTGGCACTTTCGAAGAGTACCAGTTAgacattttgtagaatgtctcttAATTGGGAattttctgacttttttcttattattatgcAGCATCTATGGGTTTCTGAAGGGAAGCCTACAaacttaaaatgcaattttactgTATCATATCAAAGATACTGTCAACAATTGATGGTTGAGGTAGTGCTTGGTTTCTGCCCTGAAAAGTTACTCTTTTTTCCCACTCTTTAATATACTGTTTGGAAAGAAGTCACTATAAAGAGCCCAAAACACAGGGTGGGAAATTACATTCCAACTTATTCAGGGAGGAAGAGCTTACTTAAATCATTCAGAAGTGTTCTTTGTggggtttttctctttctctatttatttatttataaccaTGTGTTTAAAGTATGAGTATAGACTCATGAACATTGACTTTATACTTAGAGTTTTAATTCTATACAACTTTATTTTGCTGCTCAGATTATTTTAGTTTTGGCCACTAGGAGCTCTTTCAGTTGGCTTCTGCGTCCATTTAACAAACCTCCATCAATCATCAATGTGATTGTGTTTAATGATAACTTTCTGAATTTCTGGCACTACAAGATGCCCTAGGCTCATATTACTTCCTTCCTAGAGTCGGCTCTTTCTCCCTGCTTCCTTTTGttggagaatggtattagaaaccagGATCTGGGAGCTAGGTGGTGTGCTTCTTGCTACGATGGTGTCATTGCTTCTAGGTCCTCCCAGCTAACAGAGCCAGGAAATATGTATATGCACAATGACCTATGACGCTACTCATATCCATAAATATTTCTACATGTGATGATCTTTATCTATGTCAAGCTCAATGAGTTAATTCTGTCTACAACTCTATTCCATTACCACATGATTATTCTAGCCTCTTCTCCTTGCTTAATTTGTAAACTCCAACTTAAATAGTGAGGACTCTGATACCTGTCATCTTCCATCCATTAATTTAAGTGTTCAATTCCAGTATATGTGTATTGTCATATCAGAATTGCTACCCCATACCCGTATGAGAATCAACTTTATCAACTAGAGAACAATGCTCATGTACagtttttttggggtttttttgccttcagttttcAAAGCAAATTTGGTTAGCATCTTTTCCCCGCTTCCACCAGAGAGCTTATTTCATACATTTGTAATATATTTCGATTGTAGGAGATTGTATGAGAATCATACCAAGATTCTCAACTTCCTAATTGATGTTTTAGAATTTGCTTACATTGAAGTTTACACTGTGTTGCAAAATTGAGTGGTTTCAGTTAATGTGTAGTGTCATGTATCATGTATCCACCACGTGCAGACAGGCATGTAAAGAGAGTAAAAAATAAGAAGTATTTAGCCTAAGACCTTGAGGTCTGGGTTGGACCATTTTCCAGGCAAGTGGACTTGGAAGGGATTTagttattttccatttcaaagcAACTGTTATTTTATTGTGGGGTTAAACGTAGTTACCGTTCATCTAATTGCTCCCTCAGAGCTACCACTGATTGAGTCCTGAGAAATGCCCAAGAGGATCTCAAGGAAGTGATCCAAGGGGAAATGAGTGTGTTCAAGTCACTGTATATGCTCTTTGCACCTTCTTATATGATAACACCTCAGCTTCGTTCCGGAGCCTGGGACACTCTGTGCTCTTCTGGGAACCAGAGAATGTGACTTGGGTTACCTTGTTATACTGCAGAAAATTCCACCATGTTCCCTGTGAACAATGTGAGCGTTCAGATATTTTTTCTTACTTCTCCCTGACACCTTTTGTCTCTTATTCACCGAAGTACTGGGATCCAAATGTTGGGAGCTCCATATTTCTAGTTCTTGGAGATGACTCTTTGCTGGAAAGGACTTCGAATCAAGAGAACTGCTTAATTTAAGTGTTCAATTTCAGTATATGTGTATTGTCATATCAGAATTGTTACCCCATACCCATATGAGAATCAACTTTATCAACTAGAGGACAATGCTCAtgtacagttttttgtttttgtttttttgccttcagttttcAAAGCAAATTTGGTTAGCATCTTTTCCCCACTTCCACCAGAGAGATGGACTCATTGTCTTAGAGATGGTACCTGGAAGGACAAATTAATTATTGTGCCTGGTGACAGGCAAGGATCAGAGGACCCGGACAGTTTCCATTGACCAAAGGAGAATTTGCAGAGATGGCTTTCTAGGCAGAGGCTACAGTGAACCTTCCTTATGGACAGAAGGCAGATAAATCTGAAGTTTACACAGAGAATCTTCTAGCATGAATAGAATAAATAACAAGAAACAAGCAGCCGTTAAATATAGATTGTTTCTTTCAGGTGTCTCTGATTCTTTCTTTGGAGTCATCGTTTTTCCCCCACATCTAGCATTGTAACTGCTTGCTCTGATTTTGGGTaattatccctttttctttctctccttaaaTTAGTAGCATCATAAATGTACAGCCCAGTGTGCTTTCACAAAATGGACACACATACTGAGCAATGTAATTATTTACAAATTAAGAAATTGAACATTATAAgcacccaaaaaaaaaaaccccaatatTCTCCCTCAGACACTACTTTTGTAAAGGTAACGTGAATATTTTGAATTCTATCTCCATTGCTTGATTTTGCCTGCTTGTGAATGGTATATCAATGAAAGCACAtaacatgtggccttttgtgtctggattcTACTGTTCCCACTTCTACTCACTTACGCTGCTCCATGCAGAGTTCCACACATGGGAACTCATTGGTGAATTCACTGAATGAATATACCAAAATCTGCTTATTCCTTCTTTTATTCTTGACATATCTTGATCTTTTTATTAATCCAATATATTTTGCTCTTCTATTTTATGTAATCTACATCTTTTTCTCCTCATAAATGGTTATTTTAATGCTTTCTTGCTATTTTTAGTGGGTACCTAGGAGATCCATGATGAATCCTTTCTATTTACCACTTAACAATTTAGAACCCATTAACCCTTTAGAATATACTAACtctaattcacattttaaaaatgggtgttttctattctgttctattaagCTAGGAATCTcttctttcaccaataccacatgATCTTAATTAATGTGCAAATAAAGCAAGATTTGAAATCAAGTAGTGTGACAGCCTCCAACTTTCCACTTTTCCATtaattcttttgctttttcatatAAACTTGAGAATtagctttttaatatttataaatatttcactaGGATTTATGAGATTATATTAATTACATAGATTAATTTGGGATAATTGATTTCTTAGCAGCATTTAATCTTCAAATCCatgaatgcattttatttctccctatatatatatgtgtgtctttgactgcttttattaatgcttatttttaataaattgtacatattttcttaaacataaaacgatgcatttttgtttctgttgtaaATGGTAATACCTGTTTTATTtcgatttccattttttggttgcTATCACATGAAAATACCGTGACTTTGCACAGTGACTGCATCAAACTTCTAGAAGCTTTGTTTGTAGATTCCTTGGGATTTATTATGTAGATCGATTTGTATATTTTTGTGACTAGAAAgagttttgtttcttaatttttatcttcttgattttttttcttcagttttgcacTGGCTAGGACTCTCAGTATGATGTTAAATGTTTCTAATTCCTTAAGCatcaatatttttccttttctaaaatacCTACTTGctacatttttatactttatatttctGTACTGAGAACTTTCTATTCATTTCAAATATGTTTATCTATACCTCCTGGAGCATAGTTATAACATGTGCTTTAACATCTTTGTCTGAATTCCAAAGTATATTTGGCATCTTTTCTCTTGAGAAATTGATCATCTTTTCTCTTAAGAATTGGTTACATTATCTtggttgtattttaaataattttagattgCATCCTGGACACTTTGATGTTATGCTGTTCATAGTCTGGATTCTGTTAACATTTTCTGgagaatattgatttttttttttttaacaaattctcAATCCAGTTAGCATCAGGTCTTTTTACCTTCTTGGGCAGTGTTTACAACATCAGCTCAATTTTTGAAGCCTTTAATATCCATTGTGTTTGTACTTTAAATTTACCTCTAGGGTTAGTCTGAAGCTGGGATGGTATTCTGAATTGTATGTCAGTGATACTTCCTTGGGTCCATCCCGCATTAGCAGTGAGTCTTGGCTCTGTCCCCTTTCCCAGCTCTGTTGTTTCCAGAAacagacgcacacacacacacacaacacacacaccatCTCTCCCCCTGGCCTTTGTGCAAGGATCCTCTGTCCAGAACTTGGAATTTGTCTCCAAGTTTCTGTTGCTAATACTGCTTCCACATAATTCCAGAACTGAAAATATCCTTGAGATAGAGCtggaagaaaaacaagagagaaaggggaaaaattgATTCCCCGACACTCTTCGATCATGGAAATATCTTGTATCAA
It contains:
- the LOC118934599 gene encoding putative olfactory receptor 8G3; translation: MDPGNHSAVTEFILAGLTERPELQLPLFLLFLGIYVVTVVGNLGMITLIGLSSHLHTPMYYLLSSLSFIDLCHSTVVTPKMLVNFVAEKNTISYPECMAQLYFFSIFAISECHMLAAMAYDRYVAICRPLLYNAIMSYHICFWLTVGVYILGIIGSTFHTGFMIRLFFCKTSVINHYFCDLFPLLELSCSSIYINELLVLVLSAFNILTPALTILASYIFILSSILHIHSTEGRSKALSTCSSHILAVAIFYGSAAFMYLQPSSASSTDQGKVSSVFYTIIVPMLNPLIYSLRNKDVKSALKKVLDSRKCS